The genome window AGAGAGGATTTAGAGAAATTCTTTGGAAAACAAATTCATTTAGAAACTTACGTAAAAGTAAATAAAGATTGGCGTTCAAACGAAAGACAACTAAGACGCTTTGGATACAATCAAAAATAAATAGAAAAGCCTGATACATTTATCAGGCTTTCTTTTTAAAAATGAATGAAGATTTCGTTTTCTACTGTATGGATTTTTGCTTCCATTTTAAAAGCTTCCAATATATTTTCTTTAGTCAAGACTTCGGTTTTATTTCCAGATGCAATTACTTTCCCGTGACTAAGCAACATAATTTTATCAGCAAATTTAGCTGTCAAATTCAAATCGTGTAAAACACCAATAATCACAATATTATTCTCTTTTGCCAATTCTTGCATCTTGTACATAAAACTATACTGAAAATGCACATCTAGAAATGTCAAAGGCTCATCTAATATTAAATAGCGCGTTTTATTTTCTTCGGAAAACCAAATTTGAGCTAAAACTCGAGCAAAATGAACGCGTTGCATTTCGCCTCCACTTAATGTTAAGTAGTTTCGATCAACAAAATTTTCCAATTCAAAAAACTGAATAGCTTCGTTACAAGCCCGTTTATCTTTTTCCGAAGGATAATTATTAAAATGAGGATACCTACCCATCATTACAATATCGCGAACAGTTAAGGGAAAATTTAATTTACTATTTTGCGATAAAACAGCCCTAACTTTTGCTAATTCTGAAATGGATAAAACTTCTGTATCATAATCAACTGTTCCTTTTTGATTTAATTTTAATTGACCACAAATAGCTTTTATAAAAGTTGATTTTCCGGCGCCATTTGGACCAATAATTAATGATATTTTTCCAGCTTCAAATGCTTCCGAAATATTTTCTAGAATTACTTTATTGGCAATACCAACAGATAAATTTTTAGTTGTAAGCATATTAAAAAAAGTAATTAGATTTTCGCAATAAAATAATAAATACTGGAACTCCTAAGAATGAGGTTACAATTCCGATTGGCAATTCAGCCGGACTTAACAATAGTCGCGCAACCAAATCGGCAAAACAAAGAAAAATAGCACCAAATAATGAACCGAAAATAATAAGTTTTCGAATATCGGAACCACTTATCATTCGTATAATGTGAGGAACAATTAATCCCACAAAACCAATAACTCCAACAAATGAAGTAGCAACCGAAACCATAATAACATTGATGATTAAAACTTGGTATTTTAATAAATTCACGTTGATTCCTAAATAGCTAGCTTCATCGTTTCCAAGAATCAAAGTATTCAATTTCTTTCCTAAAAAATAGGATAAAATCAAACCCGAAACAGAAAAAACAGCCACCATTTGAACTGCTTG of Flavobacterium channae contains these proteins:
- a CDS encoding ABC transporter ATP-binding protein, coding for MLTTKNLSVGIANKVILENISEAFEAGKISLIIGPNGAGKSTFIKAICGQLKLNQKGTVDYDTEVLSISELAKVRAVLSQNSKLNFPLTVRDIVMMGRYPHFNNYPSEKDKRACNEAIQFFELENFVDRNYLTLSGGEMQRVHFARVLAQIWFSEENKTRYLILDEPLTFLDVHFQYSFMYKMQELAKENNIVIIGVLHDLNLTAKFADKIMLLSHGKVIASGNKTEVLTKENILEAFKMEAKIHTVENEIFIHF